One genomic window of Actinoplanes lobatus includes the following:
- a CDS encoding GAP family protein, with translation MNWLSVLLLSVVMIAGPQIISAVFLASSREARRSSLAYLAGAGLAGLIGLTVWHFAFHVVRGTWGGQGKHDGTARLVDWVVLAVLLALMVIVFARRKRSQPPKWMSRLQAASPRFAFGLGFLLFIAMPSDEATMVAVAGSLDSHDKPWWHLLPFLALTLLFLALPLLVLLAFGQRAVAVLPKVRDWANEHSWLVSEAVILIFLTIVVSDLLK, from the coding sequence GTGAATTGGCTGAGCGTCCTGCTGCTCTCGGTGGTGATGATCGCCGGCCCGCAGATCATCAGTGCCGTCTTCCTCGCCTCCAGCCGGGAGGCGAGGCGCAGCTCGCTCGCCTACCTGGCTGGGGCCGGGCTCGCCGGGCTCATCGGGCTGACCGTCTGGCACTTCGCCTTTCACGTCGTACGAGGTACGTGGGGCGGCCAAGGCAAGCATGACGGTACTGCCCGCCTGGTCGACTGGGTGGTGTTGGCCGTGCTGCTGGCGCTGATGGTGATCGTCTTCGCCCGCCGCAAACGGAGCCAGCCGCCGAAGTGGATGAGTAGATTGCAGGCGGCCAGCCCTCGCTTCGCCTTCGGCTTGGGTTTTCTGTTGTTCATCGCCATGCCCAGCGACGAGGCCACCATGGTGGCGGTCGCCGGAAGCCTCGACAGCCACGACAAGCCCTGGTGGCACCTGCTGCCGTTCCTGGCTCTGACGCTGCTGTTCCTGGCGTTGCCGCTACTCGTCCTGCTCGCGTTCGGTCAGCGCGCGGTGGCGGTGCTGCCGAAGGTCCGGGACTGGGCCAACGAGCACTCGTGGCTGGTGAGCGAGGCAGTCATCCTGATCTTCTTGACCATCGTCGTGTCCGATCTGCTCAAGTGA
- a CDS encoding quinone oxidoreductase family protein, whose translation MKAAVLHEIGGIPRYEDFPDPVAGDDEVVIDVKAVAVENVDKRIAAGTHYASEKYTAQLPAIPAFDGIGTLPDGTLVGFGNPRQPFGALAEKTVVPKGAYMPIAEGIDPAIATVLGTAITGMSIKTAAGFVPGETVLVQGATGVAGRLAVKVARLLGAGRIIATGRDDDQLREVRALGADEVINTAVPDEALAQAYLDAKGDGYDVVLDYLWGRPTEILLRSLIPRSFAFPKPTRLIQIGESAGAGLVLAAESLRTSGVEIYGAAKGLGPQTMQEVYGQVVTWARSGELTFDVVKVPLSDIETAWQRTDLRGSRLVIVP comes from the coding sequence ATGAAGGCGGCGGTGCTGCACGAGATCGGTGGCATCCCTCGCTATGAGGACTTCCCGGATCCCGTGGCCGGCGACGATGAGGTCGTCATCGACGTGAAGGCGGTCGCGGTCGAGAACGTCGACAAGCGCATCGCGGCCGGCACGCATTACGCGAGCGAGAAGTACACCGCACAGTTGCCGGCGATTCCCGCCTTCGACGGCATCGGCACGCTGCCGGATGGCACCCTCGTCGGGTTCGGCAACCCACGCCAGCCCTTCGGCGCGCTCGCCGAGAAGACGGTGGTGCCCAAGGGCGCCTACATGCCGATCGCGGAGGGCATCGATCCGGCGATCGCGACCGTGCTGGGCACGGCGATCACCGGCATGTCCATCAAGACCGCCGCCGGCTTCGTGCCGGGCGAGACCGTACTCGTGCAGGGCGCCACCGGGGTCGCCGGGCGACTCGCGGTGAAGGTGGCCCGGCTGCTCGGCGCCGGCCGGATCATCGCGACCGGCCGCGACGACGACCAACTGCGTGAGGTGCGGGCCCTCGGCGCCGATGAGGTGATCAACACAGCCGTACCGGACGAGGCGCTGGCGCAGGCGTACCTCGATGCCAAGGGCGATGGTTACGACGTCGTGCTGGACTACCTCTGGGGCCGGCCCACCGAGATCCTGCTGCGATCGCTGATCCCGCGATCATTCGCGTTCCCGAAGCCGACGCGGCTGATCCAGATCGGAGAGTCCGCCGGCGCCGGGCTCGTTCTCGCCGCGGAGAGCCTGCGCACCTCCGGTGTCGAGATCTACGGCGCGGCCAAAGGACTCGGCCCACAGACCATGCAGGAGGTGTACGGCCAGGTCGTGACATGGGCCCGATCCGGCGAGCTGACCTTCGACGTGGTGAAGGTCCCACTGAGCGACATCGAGACCGCCTGGCAACGCACCGACCTACGGGGCAGCAGGCTGGTCATTGTGCCGTGA